One Gossypium raimondii isolate GPD5lz chromosome 3, ASM2569854v1, whole genome shotgun sequence genomic window carries:
- the LOC105794571 gene encoding uncharacterized protein LOC105794571, which yields MKRSQFCHVEAANILNIHGVPNIWHIPLLLRNQNAHHSILKQLNLLSIATPPDLEAWTRRAETFDNLTDSVRIAMVGNYVGLTDSYLSVVKV from the exons ATGAAACGTTCACAATTTTGTCACGTTGAG GCTGCGAACATCCTAAATATTCATGGTGTTCCCAACATTTGGCATATTCCTCTCTTACTTAGA AACCAAAATGCGCATCATTCAATTCTAAAACAGCTCAATTTGCTTAG CATTGCCACACCTCCAGATTTAGAAGCTTGGACCAGGAGGGCAGAAACATTTGATAATCTCACTGATTCT GTGAGGATTGCAATGGTGGGAAACTATGTTGGTCTGACAGACTCATATTTATCTGTAGTGAAGGTGTAA